The Drosophila sulfurigaster albostrigata strain 15112-1811.04 chromosome 3, ASM2355843v2, whole genome shotgun sequence genomic sequence tttttttggtttggttttgtttctttttccaCTGATTAAAAACGAAAGCTCTGCGCCGTTTTGTCGTTGTGTCAAGCCTTTGGGCAATATcgtaaagtgtgtgtgtttggtgccCAACCCAAAAACTTGGAAAGAGTTTTGCgaattttgtgtgttgtgtttagagttttttttgttttgtgagtTTATTTGGCCATAATTCACGTGTTGTCAGCCAATTCGTTATTTCAACGTTATGACATCATATAAACAGAGTCTCTTAGCATTAGCTTTGCTACCTGGCTACAATCTATCTGAACTACCTACTCTGCTCTACCTCCCATTGTTGTTCTCTCACTGATATACagataatttttgttttgtgattaTTTGACACGTTTCGCTGTGCGATTTCATTTAGAAAGTGTTCTAGGGACAAACTGCTGCAACACATTTTAtgcaaccaaaacaaaacaatgccCAAAGCCTTaactatatttttacttttttctctttttgtttgcataaatttcatagtttaacgttaacgttaacgGAGCTGTTCATTGATCGGCGTTCGTACGAcgtaatatgcaaattttaataattttaaacaaacggCGAGGTTGCGAAACGACTTCGATTCAACCGGCTAATgatgtttattataatgtttgaTTTTCAAGGGGTAGCGATTGATTCCGTATCGaggcatttatttattggtatacctaagaaaatacaaaaaaactcATTGATTACATATGTCTATgtaaatttcaacattttattatacacaACTTGTCGCTGAGCTTAGTCAGCTTGGTCATTGAGTTTacagtaaatttatttatcagtttttatattattataaatatttaatattatgaaCAACATTGTTAAGCCCAAACTTACGAGTTCTCAACTCTTTATCGAATAGAGAATTTAAtgtcaattcatttttaataccTCAAaacttttaagatttttatttgaaatgggCGATTGATAACATCTTTTAATATTCTCAGCTAATGTTtgattatatttctttattttcttcttgCAGGAAAACAAAACGTTGTAAAAGCCAACTAGAAACCTCAAACGCTGAAACTAACAACGAATTTACCAACTATATACTGGACACAAATTATAGCAGCAAGAACTTGAACAACGTagtagaataataataatactaaaagcaacagcagcagcagcagcagacctACATACTTATAACGGGGCTGATAACTTAACGcagaaagaagaagaggaagaagtgGAAGCAGAGTCAGCAGTGACAACAACTtggaaacaaaaaagaaagaagaaaataaaataaaagatgtCATTTCGCGTGGTTCGCGCATCAAAATTTCGTCACGTCTATGGACAGTCGCTGAAACGGGAGCAATGCTACGATAATATACGCGTCTCCAAGTCCAGCTGGGACTCCACATTCTGTGCGGTGAATCCAAAGTTTATGGCCATCATTGTGGAGTCGGCGGGCGGCGGCGCCTTCATTGTCTTGCCACACAACAAAGTGAGTACACTCATCATCCTCATCcccaaaccaaaaacacaacTCGACGAGGAAATCCCTATTTTGGTTGCATtcaaaatagcaaacaaatggtgtatatatatagacttGTCTGTATGCACAGAGCATAGCCAGTGGCCAAGTATGTAGTTGTATTgtctattatttatatatatttataaaagaaaaaaaaaaacgaaagacaATGCAGAGAGAGAGCCAACTACTATTTATAgggtatattttacttttgccCTGTTGCCACGTTCTTCAATGTAGGAAATGACGTCGACTGATTTGCTGGCTTATGCTTTACGAGtataaataaagttcaatCCTATAGTTATGAATCCTCTCCCGATCTCTCTTTCAATGCTTCTCCTAgatctctcgctctcattaGTCGCATCTCTTGAACGCACTTTTCAATTTTGGCCAGCGGCCAACATGACACACCAAATTGTCTAAATTTATCAGCAAACgtcgaaaaaaagaaaaacgaagcaacaaaatacaaataaatttaaaaataaagatgcAAAGTAAGggaataaataagtaatattttctaaataattattgcattattaGCAACGTTTGTAAAAGTGATCGACAAGCAGTTGCTGTGCAATTAAagatgaaaaataatattaggAATTTTCGATTATACCCCTTTGAGCTAGCCCCtcgtttacagggtatacgtTTAGCAAAATTTCCACTTGCGCATTGGAAATATATTTCGGcaattttggcattttggcatGCTGGCAAAAGCCAAATCGAACATCCGTTCAGCTGTCAACgggccacagcaacagcaaaactgcGTGGGCGAAgtcgacagcgacgtcgacggcaCGGCTGTGATCTCTCCGAATTTGGTCAAAACGTATTGCTGCCGCCAcaccacagcacagcacacaacacCGCACGCCGGAGTGTGTAAAAGTAAAGTGTGCGTTTTTGGGCCTGTTCTAATTGGGccaaatttgtatgcaaaatgCGCGCCATCTACGAAAGTTGAGACAGCAGCTGCCGTTTTTCTATGTGGAGCGGCTTTCACACgctctaatttaaatattttatggggATTAGCTGGAATTTCAAGTGTCAATTAAATGGAcaagctacacacacacatctttaAGTACACACGCAATGTGTCTGCGGCGTTAATTGATGGAACAGCAAAGAGCTGCTCAGAGGAAACTTTAgccataaacatttattttcatcttACTGATTGATTCATCGTGTAGTACATGATTGGGCAGAGTTATTTATGAGATTTTATCGTTCACCTGTCGATTATCAgtcatataatatatgtatctagATATTTTCGTAAGCAGTAGTAATTAGAACACTTATCTTAATTTTTGGGCGAACTatagatatttttttattgtgccGTAATTGTAAACGTTGCTgaccattcaaaataaataatcactTCACTTTCTCACTCTGTTTATCTGGTCACACTTATTAATAGTCCTTTGTTAAGTTGGCTGCAGCAAAATGCTTTTATTAGCATTCTAATAACTTGAACACTTATCTTTATTTGATCTTCAACagaatatatttgttgttgaggCATAATTGTAAACCTTGCTATCCATTCAATATAATCAGTTAACACTCtcacttcatttatttatcgTTCTGGTCACACTTATTAGCGTTCTTCACCttgcacattgggatgaaatgcctttattttggccataacCGTAATTATAAAGCTAGAAAGTTGAAACTTGGAGAATTTGctgcttatattatttgtgaatttcggatttttttattttttttagtttttattttttattgtttttaatcacCTCTAAATCGTTTTCCGGAAAATCATTTGGAATTACCCAGTCAAAAGAGGCCTTGACATTGCGATTTGAATCCAGccaaatttttagttagtCACCCCGACGAAGAGAAACCTTGTTTGTATCtagtgaaatatttaaccccCCCGCAAATtcccgcaaattaattaaatgctacctgaatatacacataataactCATACTACCACATAAGTTGTTATTTGAATTCTGTTGTATCTTGCTAGATATGATCcacgaaacacaaatattttaaggttagaaccaacaaaactactgcttacgtatttcattaaaaacatgacaacacaaaaaacaaatataattaaaaacttatacaaatattttctacataccatgaagaacattttccaatttaaggtattttaataagtcaaactgtttaaaaatacgacaacgccaaaattaagaaatttgacTAGTCAGCAAGCTTGCACGCACCACGTGGCAagaacagctgactttaaacAGCTGGTGCAAGACGAGGGCtgcgcaataaaattcaaattaaatattttcgatgtctAGGGACATTTCTaagcttgaaataattgcaacattattgatatattaacatgaactttttaggtttttgccaaaataaaggcttttcatcccaatgtgccTTGTTAAGTTGGCTGCAGTTGAGagcttatttaaataaaataattaggTCAGTCCAGGTCAATTTACAACTGAAACTTGAGTTCTTATTGGTTTCCGAGTGACCCTCGTTATGACTGTGGTGTATGTTTACTATAATTACTCATGTACAGAAATAAGTAAATCATAATGCGGCATTCCTGAAGCTCACTCGGTTAATAAATATCTGGGATACTTGGAAACAGAGTTTCTAATATTAGCTTCTCAAATGTGTTGTGCTGGTTATGGAATTTAGCAAAGTGTGTTTCACACGTGTTTCCCCATTAATTGCAAACTTCACGCACCTGCCCCACAGGGATTGCTGCAGATCTTGGCAGCCACCATGAAGTTTGCATTATGAATGCTTTTTGCTgctattttctaaaaataatgCCAACTCAAAATGGTGTCAATGGGTCGGGTCGCGTCTGATGTGTTGTCTATTGCCTggaaacatattttaattggaattttttgtttcatcTCTCAGGTTGGACGCATTGCAGCGGATCATCCACTGGTGGGTGGACACAAAGGTCCAGTTTTGGATATAGCGTGGTGTCCACACAACGACAATGTGATTGCCTCCGGTTCGGAGGATTGTGTGGTCAAGGTGTGGCAAATACCCGACGGAGGATTGTCGCGTACCCTCACTGAACCCGTTGTGGATCTAGTGTTCCATCAGCGTCGCGTTGGTCTGGTCTTGTGGCATCCATCGGCGCTCAATGTGCTGCTCACCGCCGGCTCTGACAATCAGGTGAGCTACAAAATCAGACTATagttataattttcaattcttAATGAACTTATTTTTGTAATCAAGGTTGTCATCTGGAATGTGGGCACTGGCGAAATTCTCGTGCACATCGATTCGCATCCCGATATTGTTTACAGCGCGTGCTTCAACTGGGACGGCTCGAAGCTGGTGACCACTTGCAAAGACAAGAAGATCCGCATCTACGATCCACGCACCGCCGAGCTGGAAAGTGAGGCCATGTGCCATGAGGGATCGAAGGCCACCCGCGCCATCTTCCTGCGTCATGGCTTGATCTTCACCACTGGTTTCAATCGCAGCTCGGAGCGTCAGTATTCATTGCGTGCTCCCGATGCGCTGAGCGAGCCCATTGTCATGGTCGAGCTGGACACATCGAACGGTGTAATGTTCCCATTGTACGATGCGGACacgaatattatttatttgtgcgGCAAGGGCGATTCTGTGATTCGTTATTTCGAGGTAAGGTTTCGTTATTTGCTTGCCTCTTGATTAAATGATTAAACTACGTACTTCCTTTTCTAGGTGACGCCGGAGCCTCCATTTGTGCACTACATCAACACATTTCAGACTCCAGATCCACAGCGCGGTATTGGATTGATGCCCAAGCGTGGCTGTGATGTGACCACCTGTGAAATTGCCAAATTCTATCGCCTGAACAACAATGGTCTCTGCCAGGTCATTTCGATGACAGTGCCGCGCAAATCCGATCTCTTCCAGGAGGATCTCTATCCCGACACACTCGCTGAGGACGCGGCCATCACAGCCGAGGAATGGATCGCCGGCAAAGATGCTGATCCGCTGACATTCTCGCTCAAAGTAAGTGGCACCAGTTGCGATTCTAGTGCATCCCCCACATACATTTGGAATACAGCGCTCTTGGCGCTGCGGCGTCGTCGTTGCCTTCATGCTTCGGTGCCACAGATGATCCACAAAGCGAGCGTACAAGGATGCtgaataatgaaattgaaagcacTGCTCATTGTAGGCGTTGAACCTGCGATCACAACAATAGTATTCCAATGGCTTTTGTGTAGTTTCTTGCTATGATGTGCCTGATGCTTGATGCCTGgatgcttctgctgctttaTCCTTTTGTGTATAATCGCATACCAAACCAAATTGTGCTGCTTGagcttcttttgctgctgcttgccccTCAGCGTTATCTACGTTTGTGCCTCGTCAGCCTTTCTTCCAcagccaacacacaaaacacacgcacactcagcaaacacacactcgaCGCTTATTCTACAGCTATAGAGTAGTTAAAACCATGTCCGACTTTCTGCTGTTTATCCGTATAATACCAAGATATCAGAGACTATCCAAGTTGATAGCCATGTTATTAGAATTTGGCTTTAACacattacataaataatagtaaattcAACaagaatcttttttttttaaactagAGCTGTTCAATTGTGAAATACATTCCAATCACCACCATTTAAAGTATTgctaaaaatgcaattacattCCACTTATTCCCAGTTATTCATTTACCAATTTAGAAACCGATTTGATAGACTGTAGTCTTGATACTTGTCCAAGCAAAACACTTTTACCTTACGTCCCAAACTCACGGCTTACACACGCCATTAACACGCACGCTGCGTTgcgcttgttgttgtgtttctCGTTCTTTGTTGTAAACCCAAAACGAACAGTTATTCTAATAAACCTAATCAGGATCGCGTTTCCATTGTGCAGGGTGGCTATGTCTCGTCGTCGGGCAACAACACGCTCTCTGTCAGCAAGAAGGCCAACATACTGAATAAGGCTTCAGCATCCAGaggaggcggcggtggcaaCGCCCTCAGCGGTGGCAATCATTCATCCGCGAACAACAACGAAGCTAACGATGGACCTCCTCCAGCGGTATTCTCGGTAAGCAATTTTAATCTTGTTAAACTGAATTACATTCTAATCAATCGATTGTTGCTCACAGGAGAAGGATCACCGCAATATTCTGGACGAGATTCGCAAGCTGAAGGCGATCATTGTGAAGCAGGAGAATCGCATACGTGCCTTGGAGGCCAAGGTGAATGCAGCTGGTGATGAGACGGATGCCCGCAACAGCAATAAGAATGGCAGCGGTtcaactgcagcagcgacaTCGGCGACGGCAGATAGCAGCCATGCCAGTGAAAGTGCCAACGATCATGCCACATCCGCTGCGTCAGCATCAGCGGCGGATAATGCACATGACGAGGATTAGCTTCAGCTGCAATCATAAAAAGAGTTACTGGGAAGAACAAGAAATTAAAAGGATGCTGTAGAGGaagcgaaagaaagagagagagacaaagagagaacTGCTTGAAGAAGCTCGTCGTTATCGTTTGAATTTctctaaatgaaaaattacgtttatattttgtacacgCTAAATGagagtcgtcgtcgtctatgattatgatttcgattatttattttatataatttaatattaggTCTTTTTACGAGCGAAATGAATTGAGCGTAGTAGagatataaaaagaattaaacaaaagaaaacaaaacacacacagcaatcAAAGCAGAATGCAtataaaacataacaaatatacacaatatcctgccaaaaatatatagtgaACCTAACGAACTACCTACAAATTGCGCCCAAAATCAAAGCTGTGTTTTTTGCGAAGCGAACTTAAAATTGTTGTACATTTAACAAATTGCAAGCATAgactaaaacaaaacataactGCATCCATTTCAAAAACATAACACCAATATATCCTACCAATTTTATACCTACCCAACTCTATATTCTATAcatttacattattatacatacatatatactatatatttaccCCGTCGAtgcaatatacaaaatattcatgACAATAgcttttataataattagatatctaaaagaaaattgttcgACTATTTACCCTTTATCGCCGCCGCCGCTTTCATAATACATTTTTCTCGTTCTAACTAATAATAagttgtattttgtaataataaatgaaagaaaaaccaaCGATTTCAATATAGTGtcgattttgaatttattttaaatcggCATCTACAATTCGCCTATCGATTGTATaacaatcaaacaaacaaaaataataaaaaatattgtaaaagtGCTGACtataaatacttaaacatttttgtataaatttacaatttgataCGAAATAAACTATACATAgatgaaaatatattgaacggtaatcatttattatcattatggGATGGACTTAAAAGTCTGTAACGGACAATTTAATGTTGCCAGATCGataaatttaagtttgttggatcatttaattaaaataggATCGATTCCAACTGTGTTAATGAAAAACTAAATTCTCGGtggaaattaaaatgtatatatttagtgAGCATTCATTGGTTTAATCGCAAATGGGCAaacttaaatgtattaaaaaactGTTTGAAAAGACGTTTAATCACAAAGAGccgttatatttttatttaccatAGATTTGTCATATTAATATAAGCTTTATGATatgctttaataaattttacataaattgacATATAATGTGaatgaataacaaaattaaactgTATAAGCTTATTCCCAAAAGCCAAATATTCCAAATAGCATTTGAGAAAGTTCGTTTTGGACTTGTGCCACCGCTAACACAGTGTAACCATTTAGAAATTCGTAAAATGTAGCCACCGGTCACACTGATCTAAACGAAATGTGGAAATCGACAACACAAACGATTAAAATCGATTAGGAATCGAATAGGTTTCAACGAAACAGCAAGCAAGTACAAAAAGCCCAATCGGGCAGACAAACGACTCATTCGTGTTTTCATCGTTGTTCGGTTAACTTCGGCTAAATAGGCAGTGAGAGCGTGcctgaaaataaattgtacacgcgcattcaaataaaataagccAGCATTATTTAATCGGCTTCACGTGTATTTTGCAATAGTGAATTGATACAATCAAGCGGAAGGAACTAGTCAAAGTCTAAATTGTGGGAATCGACACGAAAATGCACTGCACGTAGATTACataagcaaatggcaaaagtcGAAAGTCATTTTCAGCTAATCAtataacaaagcaaagcattcAGACTCAGACGTCTCACTACAGATTGAGATATATTTCATCAGCTAATACACACAGATGTGAATGTATTGAGCAAAGTAAACAAGAGCAGAGTAAGAAAACTTgcaaaactgaactgaagttATCGAATTGGCCAAAGAGAAAATATGTGCtcggcaacaaaacaaaggcAGAAATGTtcaagtagcagcagcaaaagcagcaaaaaccacaaaagcaacagcgtcaagaacgacaacgacaacaaatcGGCGCCTAGCAACAAGCCAAATTCAtcatcaattgaaattgcggCCATGTGTAACGAGTTGCTGTGACTTTTTCGATTGAACTTCTTGCAAGCTGCTAAATGCCaaagattgtaaataatacgtatacttagtacaattgtaaattgcacaaatattgtagaaacttagaaagagagagagtgatagAGAGCACAAAGGAAATCGAAAGTGATTACGCTGAATTGAAgttgaaattacaaatattcaaattcaaagtCAAAAAAAGCTCggaacaaattaaaattttttatttaaaataaaataccaaaaataaaggCAGCAAAATGAATGCAAGCACAACGGCGAGCAGTcccaacaaattcaaatttaacgTATTCTCGCACGTGAAGTACGAGCATTTGGTTGCCGGAGTGTCTGGCGGAGTTGCATCGACGCTCATACTGCATCCGTTGGATCTTATCAAAATTCGCTTTGCTGGTGAGTAACAAACACTATCCACAGTCCAACTCCTTAGCATACACTTGGCATATATTTCATTGTCTGCTGTCTCCTTTACTCACGCGTTGCTTGGGTtgtgttcatgtgtgtgtgtgtatggattGTCTGGCACGTGAGCAGCTTTTATGGCGTCggcgtcgttgtcgctgcATTTCTTATCAGAACATGCAGCTGCAAAATTTTCCATGGCTGCAAGAAAATTacttaagcaaacaaattgccaGAGTAATAGTGAATTTTTAGGCAtagcgacatatctccgcgcgacatatctccgctcgGTACAATTTTCGAGCGGAATtatgtcgtttttttttggcggagCTATGTATGTCGTTTTCaaaacgtcatatctccgcgcggagttatgtcgcttttaaaacgtcatatctccgccGAGCAAaaagcgacatatctccgccgAGCAAaaagcgacatatctccgcgcgacatatctccgctgaacatatctccgcgcggagttatgtcgcttttaaaacaacatatctccgcgcgacatatctccgctgaacatatctccgcgcggagttaaaacgtcatatctccgccGAGCAAaaagcgacatatctccgcgcgacatatctccgctgaacatccgcgcggagttatgtcGCTTTTAAAACAACATATCTCCGCCGAGCAAaaagcgacatatctccgccgAGCAAaaagcgacatatctccgccgAGCAAaaagcgacatatctccgcgcgacatatctccgctgaacatatctccgcgcggagttatgtcGCTTTAAAAcaacatatctccgcgcgacatatctccgctgaacatatctccgcgcggagttaaaacgtcatatctccgccGAGCAAaaagcgacatatctccgcgcgacatatctccgctgaacatccgcgcggagttatgtcGCTTTTAAAACAACATATCTCCGCCGAGCAAaaagcgacatatctccgccgAGCAAaaagcgacatatctccgcgcgacatatctccgctgaacatccgcgcggagttatgtcGCTTTTAAAACAACATATCTCCGCCGAGCAAaaagcgacatatctccgccgAGCAAaaagcgacatatctccgcgcgacatatctccgctgaacatatctccgcgcggagttatgtcGCTTTAAAAcaacatatctccgcgcgacatatctccgcgcgacatatctccgccgagcaaaaacaaaaacgacatatctccgctgaacatatctccgcgcggagttatgtcgcttttaaaacaacatatctccgcgcgacatatctccgctgaacatatctccgcgcggagttaaaacgtcatatctccgccGAGCAaaagcgacatatctccgcgcggagatatgacgtttcaaggcgacatatctccgcgcggagttatgtcgctttttttttggcggagctatgtcgttttcaaaacgtcatatctccgcgcggagttatgtcgcttttaaaacgacatatctccgcgcgacatatctccgcgcgacatatctccgctgaacatatctccgcgcggagttatgtcGCTTTTAAAACAACATATCTCCGCCGAGCAAaaagcgacatatctccgccgTTTCAaggcgacatatctccgcgcggagttaaGTCGCGTTaaaacgtcatatctccgcgcggagatatgtcgttttttgttcagcggagatatgtcgcgcggagatatgtcgttaccccaatttttaatgttttctgGATTTTCTTTGAGACTGTGtgacaattatttattaatttgttgacaGAATTGTAC encodes the following:
- the LOC133845173 gene encoding coronin-1C-A isoform X1, with product MSFRVVRASKFRHVYGQSLKREQCYDNIRVSKSSWDSTFCAVNPKFMAIIVESAGGGAFIVLPHNKVGRIAADHPLVGGHKGPVLDIAWCPHNDNVIASGSEDCVVKVWQIPDGGLSRTLTEPVVDLVFHQRRVGLVLWHPSALNVLLTAGSDNQVVIWNVGTGEILVHIDSHPDIVYSACFNWDGSKLVTTCKDKKIRIYDPRTAELESEAMCHEGSKATRAIFLRHGLIFTTGFNRSSERQYSLRAPDALSEPIVMVELDTSNGVMFPLYDADTNIIYLCGKGDSVIRYFEVTPEPPFVHYINTFQTPDPQRGIGLMPKRGCDVTTCEIAKFYRLNNNGLCQVISMTVPRKSDLFQEDLYPDTLAEDAAITAEEWIAGKDADPLTFSLKDRVSIVQGGYVSSSGNNTLSVSKKANILNKASASRGGGGGNALSGGNHSSANNNEANDGPPPAVFSEKDHRNILDEIRKLKAIIVKQENRIRALEAKVNAAGDETDARNSNKNGSGSTAAATSATADSSHASESANDHATSAASASAADNAHDED
- the LOC133845173 gene encoding coronin-1C-A isoform X2, whose translation is MSFRVVRASKFRHVYGQSLKREQCYDNIRVSKSSWDSTFCAVNPKFMAIIVESAGGGAFIVLPHNKVGRIAADHPLVGGHKGPVLDIAWCPHNDNVIASGSEDCVVKVWQIPDGGLSRTLTEPVVDLVFHQRRVGLVLWHPSALNVLLTAGSDNQVVIWNVGTGEILVHIDSHPDIVYSACFNWDGSKLVTTCKDKKIRIYDPRTAELESEAMCHEGSKATRAIFLRHGLIFTTGFNRSSERQYSLRAPDALSEPIVMVELDTSNGVMFPLYDADTNIIYLCGKGDSVIRYFEVTPEPPFVHYINTFQTPDPQRGIGLMPKRGCDVTTCEIAKFYRLNNNGLCQVISMTVPRKSDLFQEDLYPDTLAEDAAITAEEWIAGKDADPLTFSLKGGYVSSSGNNTLSVSKKANILNKASASRGGGGGNALSGGNHSSANNNEANDGPPPAVFSEKDHRNILDEIRKLKAIIVKQENRIRALEAKVNAAGDETDARNSNKNGSGSTAAATSATADSSHASESANDHATSAASASAADNAHDED